ATATTCTACTTTTTATTACTACATTGACGGGGAGCTGGGATATTGTCTGGAGCCGGAGAAGAATTCTCCTCACGGAGGAACCTTCCCGGCAGATCTTCTGGACAATGATTCCCTGCTTGCGAAGGCGTTGTACTATGTGTACGGAAGCCCGGGCTATAAGGATTATCTGAGCAAAGAGATCCCGGAGAAATGGACGGGGAAGGAGGGGGCTTACTGCTTCTCCCACTGTCTTTTGTCCTATATCTACGGCGGCTGTACCGGTAAGGGAGATGTATTCATGGGCATGAGTAAGGAGTCCCAGAAGGAGGTTATCCGCTGCGCGGAACTGATCAAAGGGTATCCCCAGGTCCCTTCTCCGGATCTTCAGTTCTCTGCCTCCAGCCTGCAGGCGTATTTCAGTCCCAAGGAGAAGGTGCAGCGGACGCAGACGGTGACCTGTGTCGGGGATCCGGCGAATCAGGTGACCATCCCTCTGCCGGAAGGAGTGACGCTGGTGAATGAGACCAAAGATACCAGGAGTGAAGGGAAGGCGGCAGTCAGCGGCGGCGATGAGTTCTACTTCTGTGGGGACGCTGCTTACTCCAACGGAGGCAGCTTTCGGACCGGGGACCTGTACGGGAAGAACCGGCAGAGATGGCGGGCGCTGGTCTTCGAGACGGGAAGCGGCGGCCAGCACATCGGCAGCGGGACGCTGGTAACGGCCCAGGTGAAGCCGGTATCCCTCCAGGTATCCTGGATCCCGGTCCCGGAACTGGAGATTGAAAAAGAGGCGGATAAATCCGGCAAGACCTATGAGCTGGGGGACCTTATCACCTACACCATCGACGTGACCCAGCGGATCCAGGATGCGGTGGCCAAAAATGTGGTGATCACGGATACCATCCTTACGGAGGGCGTGAAACTTCAGAAGGCATCGGTGGTCCTTCTTGATCAGGATCAGCAGGTGGTCCAGGACGCGAAGATCACAGTCCGGGGGAATTCCTACACCATTGAGGCCGGGGAGTACCTCCTGGGGCCGGACAGCGGCCAGAAGTACACGGTGGAATACCAGGTGGCCATCACCGACGCCTCGGTGATCGGCCGGGAGATCGAGAATGAAGTGGTAGTCCGGGCGGACAACGCCCAGGAGGAGAAGGATCGGGAGATTGTGGAGGTGGAAGAGCCGGAACCGGAGCCAGAGCCGGAAGTGGAAGAGCCGGAACCGGAGCCAGAGCCGGAGCCAGAGCCAGAACCACAGCCAGAGCCACAGCCGGAACCAAAGGCGCCCTCCCCTGTGGAAGAACCGGTTTCCCAGGCCCCGAAAACCGGGGATGAGAGTCCCTTGATGGTTCTTGCCTTCTTCTGTATTCTTTCTTGCGCCCTCTTGCTCACCTGTGTTAAAATATCCTGTAAAGCTAAGTACAAGTAGAAGAACAGGAGGTTGTCGTGATGGGAATGACAATGACGCAGAAGATCCTGGCAGCCCACGCAGGGTTGGATCATGTGGAGGCAGGCCAGCTGATCGAGGCGAAGTTAGACGTGGTTATGGCAAATGATATCACAGGACCGATGGCCCTGCCAATCTTCGGACAGATGGCGGACAAGGTCTTTGACCGGGATAAAGTAGTGCTGGTGCCGGACCATTTCACACCCAATAAGGATATTAAATCAGCGGAGAACTCCAAGGCGATCCGGGAGTTTGCCAAAGACCAGGGGCTGACCTGGTATTTTGAACAGGGCAAATCCGGCGTAGAGCACGCCATCCTGCCAGAAGCCGGCGTGGTGGCGGCGGGAGAGTGCATCATCGGCGCGGACTCCCACACCTGTACCTACGGGGCGCTGGGGGCTTTCTCCACGGGAGTGGGGACTACAGACATCGCCACCGGCATGGCCACAGGGGAATTGTGGTTCAAGGTGCCAAGCGCGATCAAGTTTGTGCTCACCGGGAAACCGGGCCCCTATGTGAGCGGCAAGGACATTATCATCCACATCATCGGCAAGATCGGGGTGGACGGAGCCCTCTATAAATCCATGGAGTTTACCGGGGACGGCATCGGGAACCTGTCCATGGACGACCGGTTCACCATGGCCAACATGGCCATCGAGGCCGGGGCGAAGAACGGCATTTTCCCGGTGGATGAGAAGGTGGAGGCCTACCTGAAGGAACATACAAAGAAGGACTATAAGATCTATGAGGCAGATCCGGACGCAGTCTATGACGAGGTGGTGGAGATCGATCTTGGGGAAGTGCGTCCCACCGTGGCGTTCCCTCATCTTCCGGGCAACGCTAAGACCATTGACGAGATCGAGGCCATGGAGCCCATCAAGATCGACCAGGTGGTCATCGGCTCCTGCACCAACGGCCGGATGGAGGATATGCGAAGAGCCGCGGCCATCCTGAAGGGCCACAAGGTGCACCGGGATGTGCGGGTCATGGTGGTTCCAGCCACCCAGAAGATCTACAAAGAATGCATGAAGGAAGGTCTGCTGGAGATCTTCGTGGACGCAGGCTGCGCGGTGAACACTCCAAGCTGCGGCCCCTGTATGGGCGGCCACATGGGCGTGATGGCAGCAGGGGAGAAATGTGTATCCACTACCAACCGGAATTTCGTAGGCCGGATGGGGCATGTGGACTCCCTGATCTATCTGGCTTCCCCGGAAGTGGCGGCGGCCAGCGCCATCGCAGGCTATATTGCCAATCCAGAGAAAGTAGGTGAACTTGCATGAGAGCAAAAGGACATGTGTTTAAATATGGAGACAACGTAGACACGGACGTGATCATCCCGGCCAGATACCTGAATTCTTTCGACGCCCAGGAACTGGCCAGCCACGCTATGGCTGACATTGATCCGGAGTTTGTCAATAAAGTGGAGAAGGGAGACCTGATCGTGGCCAACAAGAACTTTGGCTGCGGTTCCTCCCGTGAGCACGCGCCCCTGTGCCTGAAGACGGCGGGGGTAAGCTGTGTCATCGCCGAGACCTTTGCCCGGATCTTCTACCGGAACGCCATTAACATCGGCCTTCCCATTATCGAGTGCCCTCAGGCGGCTCAGGAGATCGAGGCGGGGGACGAGGTGGAGGTAGACTTTGACACCGGAACCATCTACGACCATACCAAGGGGACCCAGTACAAGGGACAGCCTTTCCCGGAGTTCATGCAGAAGCTGATCGCGGCCGGCGGGCTGGTGAAGTATACCAACAGTAAGAGAGGATAAGGAGAAGAGAAGTGGGGAATGAGAGAGGAAATGGAGCGGCTTTGCTGCCCATAGGTGTATTTTTGGTAATCTTCTTAGGTTCCGGGATCCTGACCGGGGATTTCTACGCCATGCCGGCTATCGTGGCGTTTCTGATCGCCCTGGCGGTGGCGTTCCTGCAGAACCGGGATCTGGACTTTGCCCAGAAGATCGCCATTGTTTCCAAAGGAGTAGGGGATGAGAATATCATCACCATGTGTCTGATCTTCCTGTGCGCGGGAGCATTTTCCGGCGCAGTGACCGCGGCGGGCGGCGTGGACAGTACGGTTAACCTGGGACTTTCCATCCTGCCGGCGAAGGTGGCGGTGGCCGGTCTTTTCGTGATCGGCTGCTTTATCTCGGTGTCCATGGGAACTTCCATGGGAACCATTGCCGCGCTGGCGCCCATTGCGGCGGGGATCAGTGAGAAGACAGGATTTGGCCTGGCCATCTGTATTGGGGCGGTGGTCTGCGGCGCCATGTTCGGCGACAACCTGTCCATGATCTCTGATACTACCATCGCCGCGGTGAAGACCCAGGGCTGTGAGATGAAGGACAAGTTCCGGGAGAACTTCCTGATCGTCCTGCCTGCGGCGCTGATCACGGTGGTACTGTTTTTTGTCACCACCATGCACGGGGACTTTGAGCTTACAGAAGAGCTGACTTACAGCATCTGGCGGGTAGTTCCCTATATCCTGGTGCTGGTGGGCGCGCTGATCGGCATTAACGTGTTCGTGGTCCTGCTGGGCGGCACGGTGGTATCCCTGATCGTGGGAGTGGCCACTGGAAGCCTGACTCCTGCCACCATGTTCTCGGCGGTAGGAGAAGGAGTGACCGGAATGTACGACATCACGGTGATCTCCATTGTGGTGGCCTGTATCGTATCTCTGGTGCGGGAGGCCGGCGGGATCCATTTCATCCTGAACCTGATCCGCAGAAGGATCCGAAGCTCCCGGGGAGCGGAAGCGGGCATCGCGGGGCTGGCGCTCCTGGTGGACCTGTGTACCGCCAACAATACGGTGGCCATTGTTATGTCAGGCCCCATCGCCAAAGAGATCAGTGAGGAGTTTGGCGTGTCTTCCCGCCGATCCGCTTCCCTTCTGGATATCTTTACCTCGGTGGGGCAGGGGCTGATCCCCTATGGCGCCCAGCTTCTGTCTGCGGCCAGCCTTACCGGGCTTACACCTTTTGAGATCCTGCCTTATTGCTACTATCCGGTCCTGATGGCGGTAAGCGCCGCGCTGTTTATCGCGTTCCGCAGATCCAGGACTCTGGAGCAGAAGGAATCTGTCTAACAAAGGATAACGTTTCGTACAGATAGAAAGGGAAGAACTATGAGTCTGTATTATAAGAGCACAAGAGATTCCAGCCTGCGGGTGACGGCTTCCCGGGCGGTCCTTATGGGACTTGCGCCGGACGGCGGCCTGTTCGTCCCAGAAGAGATCCCGTCCCTTGGGGTGGATCTTGAGCGCCTGAGTTCCATGACCTACCAGGAGACAGCCCTGGAGGTGCTGAAGCATTTCCTGGCGGACTATACGGAAGAAGAGCTGAAAGACTGTATTAACAAAGCCTATGATGAGAAGTTTGATACAGAGGTGATCGCCCCCCTGGCCAAGGCGGGCGGGGTATATTACCTGGAACTGTTCCACGGGCCAACCATCGCCTTCAAGGATATGGCCCTGTCCATCCTGCCCCACCTTATGATCACGGCGGCCAGGAAGAACCAGGTGGATAAAGAGATCGTGATCCTGACGGCCACCTCCGGGGATACAGGGAAGGCGGCCATGGCGGGATTCGCGGATGTGCCGGGAACCCGGATCATCGTGTTCTACCCCAGGGACGGGGTAAGCCAGGTGCAGAAGCTGCAGATGATCACTCAGAAGGGGGACAACGTGGACGTGGTGGCGGTAAAGGGCAACTTTGACGACGCCCAGAGCGGGGTGAAGACCCTGTTCGAGGATCGGGAGCTTGCCGGGCGGCTGGCGGCAAAGGGTTGTCAGTTTTCTTCCGCCAACTCCATCAACATTGGCCGGCTGGCGCCCCAGATCGTCTACTATGTCTATGCTTATGGAAGACTTCTGGAGAATGAAGAGATCAAAGCCGGAGAGAAGATCAATGTGGTGGTGCCCACCGGGAATTTTGGAAATATCCTGGCGGCCTACTATGCCAAACAGATGGGGCTTCCCATTGACCGGCTGATCTGTGCTTCCAATGACAATAAAGTGCTGTATGATTTCTTCCAGACGGGAGTCTACGACAAGGATCGGGATTTCATGGTCACCATATCACCTTCCATGGATATCCTGATCTCCAGTAATCTGGAGCGGCTGATTTATGAGATCTCCGGCAGGGACGACCAGAAGACCCGGGGGAAGATGGAGGAATTAAAGGCGGCGGGCCATTACGCCATCTCGCCGGAGATGAAAGAGGGGCTTGCAGATTTCCAGGCCGGGTACGCCACCGAGGAGGAGACTTTGGCTCAGATCCGCAGGGTCTATGAGAAGACGGGATATCTGATCGAGCCGCACACAGCGGTGGCCTCGAAAGTCTGCGAGGATGTGAAGAGCCGGGCGGAAGAGGAAGGGAAATACCTGGTGGCTTCCACCGCAAGCCCGTATAAATTTGTGAAAAGTGTGCTGACCGCCCTGGATGAAGGGTATCAGGATTGGGAGGAATTAAAGCTCCTCCCGGAACTGGAGAAGGTGTCCGGCGTGGAGATTCCCCGGGCCATCAAAGAAATCTTACATGCGGATCCCCGTCACAGGATGCAGTGCAGTCCCGGTGAGATGAAGTCAGCCGTGCTGCGGATCCTGGGGATTGAATAGGCAGAACGTTGCAGAAACCATAAGAGAAAAGGAGTAGCAAAGGATGGAAAGTATATTTGGTTTGTTTGGAGTAGGCTGTGGCCTGTACTGTCTGTATGGCTATTATCTGCTGAAATTTAAAGGAGAGATCTGTTCCACGATCTTGCTTCCCAAGGATGTAAGTCCTAAGAAATGCAAGGATTTCAGAGGATACTGCAACGAGGCCCAGTGGCCGCTTCTGATCCTGGGTGTGATCGCGACCCTCTATGGGGCGGTGGATCTCTATAACGTTTATGTGGGAGGAATGGATACACTGTTCCTGGTGATGATGGCGCTTCTTTTCGCGGCGCTGGTGTTCTATGTGATCCGTATACGGAAGATCAATCAGAAATATTTTGGCCTTTAACAAAAAAATGCAGGATTCGAATTAAAATCCTGCATTTTCGATAAAAATATTTGGGTATTTTCGGGATGGACAAATTATAAATGAATAATAAAAGAAATAAACTTTCGAAAAAAGATTGTTAAAGTATTGACTTTTTGCCGGGTCAATGCGATAATAATAAAGAATGCCGCAGATGGAATCCAAAACAAGTGAAAAGGATCCTGTGCCGGCAAAAAATGAAAGAAAAGAGGTAGTGTAAGATGGCGAAAATCGATTTGAGCAAGTATGGTATCACCGGAACCACAGAGATTGTGCATAATCCTTCTTATGAAATGCTGTTTGAGGAGGAGACAAAGCCGGAGCTGGAAGGCTTCGAAAAAGGTCAGGTGACAGAGCTTGGCGCAGTCAACGTTATGACCGGTATCTACACCGGACGTTCTCCCAAAGATAAATTCATCGTTATGGATGAGAACTCCAAGGATACAGTATGGTGGACTTCTGACGAGTACAAGAACGACAATCATCCGGCTTCCCAGGAAGCGTGGGATGCAGTAAAGAAGATCGCCCTTGACGAGCTGTCCAACAAGAGACTTTTCGTTGTGGACGCATTCTGCGGAACCAACAAGGATACCCGCATGGCGATCCGTTTCATCATGGAAGTTGCCTGGCAGGCACATTTCGTAAAGAATATGTTCATCCGCCCGTCTGATGAGGAGCTGGAGAACTTTGAGCCGGATTTCGTTGTTTACAACGCTTCTAAGGCAAAGGTAGAGAACTACAAGGAACTGGGCCTGAACTCTGAGACAGCCGCTATGTTCAACATCACCAGCCGCGAGCAGGTTATCGTAAATACCTGGTACGGCGGAGAGATGAAGAAGGGTATGTTCTCCATGATGAACTACTATCTGCCGCTGAAGGGCATCGCCTCTATGCACTGCTCTGCAAATACAGACATGAACGGAGAGAACACCGCAATCTTCTTCGGACTGTCCGGAACCGGAAAAACCACTCTGTCCACCGATCCCAAGCGTCTTCTGATCGGCGATGACGAGCACGGCTGGGATGACAACGGCGTCTTCAACTTTGAGGGCGGCTGCTATGCCAAGGTCATCAACCTGGACAAAGAGTCTGAGCCGGATATCTACAATGCTATTAAGCGCAATGCGCTGCTTGAGAACGTAACCGTAGATGAGAACGGCAAGATTGATTTCAACGATAAGAGCGTAACAGAGAATACCCGTGTGTCCTATCCTATCGATCACATCGAGAAGATCGTTCGCCCGGTATCCGCAGCTCCTGCAGCCAAGGAAGTGATCTTCCTGTCCGCAGACGCGTTTGGCGTACTTCCTCCGGTATCCATCCTGACTCCGGAGCAGACCCAGTACTACTTCCTGTCTGGATTCACCGCAAAACTGGCAGGAACCGAGCGTGGGATCACAGAGCCCACCCCAACCTTCTCCGCATGCTTCGGCCAGGCGTTCCTGGAGCTTCATCCGACCAAATACGCGGAAGAGCTGGTTAAGAGAATGGAGAAGAGCGGAGCCAAGGCTTACCTGGTAAATACCGGATGGAACGGAACCGGCAAGCGTATCTCCATCAAGGATACCCGTGGCATCATCGATGCCATCTTAAACGGCGATATCCTGAACGCGCCTACCAAGAAGATTCCGTACTTCAACATTGAAGTACCTACCGAACTTCCGGGCGTAGACTCCGGTATCCTGGATCCGCGGGATACTTACGCAGACGCTTCCGAGTGGGATGCGAAGGCAAAAGACCTGGCGGGAAGATTCGTGAAGAACTTCAAGAAATACGAAGGAAACGAAGCCGGCAAGGCTCTGGTTCCGGCTGGACCGCAGGTGTAAATTTAATCTCATGAGAGTGATTGGTGGCTGAGGATTCAGCCACCAATTTTTGTATAAAGAAAAACCTTTATGAAACAAGTTGAAATGTTTGGAAAGTGGTTGACATTCAGCTGGTTTGGCGATAAATTTATCACATAGAGCATTTACATTTCTAGCTGTTCACTTCTTGGCGGCGTCTGCCGCATCGAACATTCAGACAGGATCTGTCAGAAGAAATCTCAATGCTTTGTATCCCAATCAAACAACGCAGCGAGGTTTTACAAAAGAAGACAGATGCCTCCTGCGGACATTTCATTTCAAAGGAGGAAACTGGATGGAAAAGAAACCGAACCGCCTGTATAAGGCACGCTTATTTGTCATGATCTTTGAGGACAAGAAGAAACTGCTGGAACTGTACAATGCCATCAGTGGGAAACACTATGAGGATCCGGAACTTCTGGAGATCAATACCCTGGAGAACGCCATCTACATGTCAATGAAGAATGACCTGTCATTCCTTATCGACGCCCGGCTGTCTTTGTATGAACATCAGTCGACTTACAGTCCCAACCTGCCAGTGCGGTTTCTCTTTTACTTGTCGGACATGTTTTCAGGGATGACAGCGGACGCCAACCTGTATGGAACGAAAAAGGTGGAACTGCCAGCTCCCAGGTTTGTTGTCTTCTACAATGGGGAGGCGGATCAGCCGGACCGGCAGATCCTGAAGCTCTCTGACCTGTATACGGTGAAGGAAGAAGACCCTATGCTGGACCTGAAGGTGTTGATGCTGAATGTGAACCAGGGGCATAACCCGGAGTTGATGGAAGTCTGCCATACCCTGTGGGAATACGCAGAGTATACGGATCGGGTGAGGAAGTACGCCAAAGAACAGCCCATCGCGGAGGCGGTGGAGCGGGCCATCACAGAATGTATCCGGGAGGGGATCCTGAAGGAGTTCTTAGAGAAGAATCGCAGGGAGGCGAAGAACGTGAGTATCTATGAATATGATCAGGAGAAGCATATCCGGCAGGAGAGAGAGGAAGCCTGGGAGGCAGGAGAGAAAGCTGGCTGGGAGGCTGGAGAGAAAGCTGGAAGAGAAGCTGGTTGGGAGGCCGGAGAGAAAGTTGGAAGAGAAGCCGGGGAGAAGACTGGTCAGATAAATAAATTGCAGGAACTGATCCAGAAGAAACTGGCCAAGGGGAAGACCATCCCAGAGATCGCGGAGGCGCTGGAAGAGGATGAGGCTGTGATCCGGCAATTGATAGAAACGCAAGGAAGATTTTAGGAGTTGTAAAATCTATGTAAATGAGTTATAATACTTGCAGATGGAAACCTGGGATGCTCGATAATTCCTGTAATTTTGAACCTACAAAACTTTAAACGGGACTCTTATATCTCTGTAATATGTCAGGCCCCCATTTGAGAGGAAGGCAGAAAAGCAGATGCGGACACCCACCTGGCTGCGGCTAGGAGTCAAAATACAGGAACCGGCATTTTGGGCTGTACAAAAGAGAAGCTGGTGTCGCCGAAGAAGCGGCACCTCTTTTTTTATGTATGAGATCTTTTTGGAAAATCGGATGAGGTAAGAACACGTTTACAAATATCAAGAAACTGTAGGCTCAGTGGAGTGAAGAAACTGTCTTTCATCCAGGCAAGGTTAAAGCGGGATTTTGATGAAAAATTATTAATATAAATCTGGCTGAGCCGTCCATTGTCTATATCTTCCTGTATCGCAAACCGGTAAATAAAAGAAATTCCGATATTCTCCATCACTAATTTCTTGACGGCATTGATCGTGCCTATTTCCACATATGAACTAAAATTAGTTATGTCCTGGTTGTATTCATGAAGAATTTTCATGAGGTTTCTTCGTGAATAAGTTTCGTTTTCACGAAAGATCAACCGACATTTTTTTATATCTTCAAAGTCGACGGTTTTTCCGGCATAGGGATGTTGCGGGGAACAGACACAGATCGTTTCGTCTTCGAATAGTTCTTCACTTTCATACTGATTCTGGGGACAGTAGATATCTGTGATACAA
This window of the Massilistercora timonensis genome carries:
- a CDS encoding isopeptide-forming domain-containing fimbrial protein, with the translated sequence MKKIWMFLTGALLSVCLWMGIGTPLEARTQDVTLERGEEVYYEKYSTFYYYIDGELGYCLEPEKNSPHGGTFPADLLDNDSLLAKALYYVYGSPGYKDYLSKEIPEKWTGKEGAYCFSHCLLSYIYGGCTGKGDVFMGMSKESQKEVIRCAELIKGYPQVPSPDLQFSASSLQAYFSPKEKVQRTQTVTCVGDPANQVTIPLPEGVTLVNETKDTRSEGKAAVSGGDEFYFCGDAAYSNGGSFRTGDLYGKNRQRWRALVFETGSGGQHIGSGTLVTAQVKPVSLQVSWIPVPELEIEKEADKSGKTYELGDLITYTIDVTQRIQDAVAKNVVITDTILTEGVKLQKASVVLLDQDQQVVQDAKITVRGNSYTIEAGEYLLGPDSGQKYTVEYQVAITDASVIGREIENEVVVRADNAQEEKDREIVEVEEPEPEPEPEVEEPEPEPEPEPEPEPQPEPQPEPKAPSPVEEPVSQAPKTGDESPLMVLAFFCILSCALLLTCVKISCKAKYK
- the leuC gene encoding 3-isopropylmalate dehydratase large subunit; amino-acid sequence: MGMTMTQKILAAHAGLDHVEAGQLIEAKLDVVMANDITGPMALPIFGQMADKVFDRDKVVLVPDHFTPNKDIKSAENSKAIREFAKDQGLTWYFEQGKSGVEHAILPEAGVVAAGECIIGADSHTCTYGALGAFSTGVGTTDIATGMATGELWFKVPSAIKFVLTGKPGPYVSGKDIIIHIIGKIGVDGALYKSMEFTGDGIGNLSMDDRFTMANMAIEAGAKNGIFPVDEKVEAYLKEHTKKDYKIYEADPDAVYDEVVEIDLGEVRPTVAFPHLPGNAKTIDEIEAMEPIKIDQVVIGSCTNGRMEDMRRAAAILKGHKVHRDVRVMVVPATQKIYKECMKEGLLEIFVDAGCAVNTPSCGPCMGGHMGVMAAGEKCVSTTNRNFVGRMGHVDSLIYLASPEVAAASAIAGYIANPEKVGELA
- the thrC gene encoding threonine synthase, which produces MSLYYKSTRDSSLRVTASRAVLMGLAPDGGLFVPEEIPSLGVDLERLSSMTYQETALEVLKHFLADYTEEELKDCINKAYDEKFDTEVIAPLAKAGGVYYLELFHGPTIAFKDMALSILPHLMITAARKNQVDKEIVILTATSGDTGKAAMAGFADVPGTRIIVFYPRDGVSQVQKLQMITQKGDNVDVVAVKGNFDDAQSGVKTLFEDRELAGRLAAKGCQFSSANSINIGRLAPQIVYYVYAYGRLLENEEIKAGEKINVVVPTGNFGNILAAYYAKQMGLPIDRLICASNDNKVLYDFFQTGVYDKDRDFMVTISPSMDILISSNLERLIYEISGRDDQKTRGKMEELKAAGHYAISPEMKEGLADFQAGYATEEETLAQIRRVYEKTGYLIEPHTAVASKVCEDVKSRAEEEGKYLVASTASPYKFVKSVLTALDEGYQDWEELKLLPELEKVSGVEIPRAIKEILHADPRHRMQCSPGEMKSAVLRILGIE
- a CDS encoding LysR family transcriptional regulator; the encoded protein is MLDIKMDTFLVLCETRNYTQTANILNITQPAVSQHIKHLESYYSTKLFYFDEKRRLHLTENGKLLLQFVQTVKADSVQIAQRLQAPPEEPEEIKIGTIVTAGESLAPLIVAEYLRTYPDKKVYMYLDEADALLTQLKNGRIHFCITDIYCPQNQYESEELFEDETICVCSPQHPYAGKTVDFEDIKKCRLIFRENETYSRRNLMKILHEYNQDITNFSSYVEIGTINAVKKLVMENIGISFIYRFAIQEDIDNGRLSQIYINNFSSKSRFNLAWMKDSFFTPLSLQFLDICKRVLTSSDFPKRSHT
- the leuD gene encoding 3-isopropylmalate dehydratase small subunit, producing the protein MRAKGHVFKYGDNVDTDVIIPARYLNSFDAQELASHAMADIDPEFVNKVEKGDLIVANKNFGCGSSREHAPLCLKTAGVSCVIAETFARIFYRNAINIGLPIIECPQAAQEIEAGDEVEVDFDTGTIYDHTKGTQYKGQPFPEFMQKLIAAGGLVKYTNSKRG
- a CDS encoding Na+/H+ antiporter NhaC family protein; this encodes MGNERGNGAALLPIGVFLVIFLGSGILTGDFYAMPAIVAFLIALAVAFLQNRDLDFAQKIAIVSKGVGDENIITMCLIFLCAGAFSGAVTAAGGVDSTVNLGLSILPAKVAVAGLFVIGCFISVSMGTSMGTIAALAPIAAGISEKTGFGLAICIGAVVCGAMFGDNLSMISDTTIAAVKTQGCEMKDKFRENFLIVLPAALITVVLFFVTTMHGDFELTEELTYSIWRVVPYILVLVGALIGINVFVVLLGGTVVSLIVGVATGSLTPATMFSAVGEGVTGMYDITVISIVVACIVSLVREAGGIHFILNLIRRRIRSSRGAEAGIAGLALLVDLCTANNTVAIVMSGPIAKEISEEFGVSSRRSASLLDIFTSVGQGLIPYGAQLLSAASLTGLTPFEILPYCYYPVLMAVSAALFIAFRRSRTLEQKESV
- the pckA gene encoding phosphoenolpyruvate carboxykinase (ATP); protein product: MAKIDLSKYGITGTTEIVHNPSYEMLFEEETKPELEGFEKGQVTELGAVNVMTGIYTGRSPKDKFIVMDENSKDTVWWTSDEYKNDNHPASQEAWDAVKKIALDELSNKRLFVVDAFCGTNKDTRMAIRFIMEVAWQAHFVKNMFIRPSDEELENFEPDFVVYNASKAKVENYKELGLNSETAAMFNITSREQVIVNTWYGGEMKKGMFSMMNYYLPLKGIASMHCSANTDMNGENTAIFFGLSGTGKTTLSTDPKRLLIGDDEHGWDDNGVFNFEGGCYAKVINLDKESEPDIYNAIKRNALLENVTVDENGKIDFNDKSVTENTRVSYPIDHIEKIVRPVSAAPAAKEVIFLSADAFGVLPPVSILTPEQTQYYFLSGFTAKLAGTERGITEPTPTFSACFGQAFLELHPTKYAEELVKRMEKSGAKAYLVNTGWNGTGKRISIKDTRGIIDAILNGDILNAPTKKIPYFNIEVPTELPGVDSGILDPRDTYADASEWDAKAKDLAGRFVKNFKKYEGNEAGKALVPAGPQV